One Amaranthus tricolor cultivar Red isolate AtriRed21 chromosome 1, ASM2621246v1, whole genome shotgun sequence DNA window includes the following coding sequences:
- the LOC130823330 gene encoding secreted RxLR effector protein 161-like: MSFSFVPLTVKNGLSVTQLEKAHDTRNSIQVRPDLAYSIHILSHFMQEPRSEHWEAALRVVRYLKGTRGQGILLSADSDLTLQGWCDSDWVACPLTRRSVTGWLVFLGHSPISWKTKKQPNVSTSSAEAEYRSMAAVTCLISLSCAPTTSQLADIFTKAFRKSQFDYLLSKWGIFDTHAPT; encoded by the exons ATGTCTTTCTCATTTGTACCTCTTACTGTGAAGAATGGTCTTTCTGTTACTCAGCTAGAGAAGGCACATGACACGAGAAATTCAATTCAGGTCCG ACCCGATTTAGCATACTCCATTCATATCTTGTCCCATTTTATGCAAGAACCTCGCAGTGAACATTGGGAAGCAGCTTTGCGTGTAGTTCGTTATTTGAAAGGTACACGGGGTCAGGGTATCTTATTGAGTGCTGATAGTGATCTCACCTTGCAAGGTTGGTGTGATTCGGATTGGGTGGCTTGTCCTCTTACTCGTCGCTCTGTCACAGGTTGGTTGGTGTTTCTCGGGCATTCTCCTATCTCTTGGAAAACTAAAAAGCAACCCAATGTGTCGACATCTTCTGCAGAGGCTGAATACCGCTCCATGGCGGCAGTTACTT GCTTGATTTCTCTATCGTGTGCCCCTACTACTTCTCAATTGGCTGACATCTTCACAAAGGCTTTTAGGAAGTCACAGTTTGACTATCTTCTCTCCAAGTGGGGCATTTTCGACActcatgctccaacttga